The following coding sequences are from one Novosphingobium sp. Gsoil 351 window:
- a CDS encoding GNAT family N-acetyltransferase, with product MTIATRAATVADMPLIAALIRGLAEYEGLSHAVRMDEAVLERHLFGPRPMAEVLIGELNDQPSGFALFFHNFSTFEGHPGVWLEDLFVVPSARRSGLGRKLLGEVARIAVERGCARMEWSVLDWNMMAINFYRSLGARPLTDWTTMRLDADSLAQLGANEAVSSA from the coding sequence ATGACCATCGCCACCCGCGCAGCCACCGTCGCCGACATGCCGCTGATCGCCGCGCTGATTCGCGGGCTGGCCGAATACGAGGGGCTAAGCCACGCGGTGAGGATGGACGAAGCGGTGCTCGAACGCCACTTGTTCGGCCCTCGACCGATGGCCGAAGTGCTGATCGGCGAACTGAACGACCAGCCGAGCGGCTTCGCGCTGTTCTTCCACAACTTCTCGACCTTCGAGGGTCATCCCGGAGTGTGGTTGGAGGATCTGTTCGTGGTGCCTTCCGCGCGCCGCTCCGGACTTGGGCGCAAGCTGCTGGGCGAGGTCGCGCGGATCGCGGTTGAACGGGGTTGTGCGCGGATGGAATGGTCGGTGCTCGACTGGAACATGATGGCGATCAACTTCTACCGCTCGCTCGGCGCCCGCCCGCTCACCGACTGGACGACCATGCGGCTCGACGCCGACAGCTTGGCGCAACTCGGCGCAAACGAGGCGGTTTCCAGCGCTTGA